Proteins from a genomic interval of Pantoea deleyi:
- the bioH gene encoding pimeloyl-ACP methyl ester esterase BioH: MTSLYWHTCGEGKRDLVLLHGWGLNAEVWQTIIPRLSPHCRLHLVDLPGYGRSQNAGALTLKQMAAQLLPLLPPQAVVMGWSLGGLVATELALTAPDRLAALITVASSPCFTATAEWPGIKPETLQNFQQMLSSDFQRTVERFLALQTLGTETARADARQLKEVVLSQPMPEVAVLDAGLEILREVDLRDALPQITLPFLRLYGALDGLVPRRIAAELDERLPASPSVVIEKAAHAPFISHSETFCQHIVNFINNLPG; the protein is encoded by the coding sequence ATGACGTCGCTTTACTGGCACACCTGCGGGGAAGGAAAACGCGATCTTGTGCTGCTGCACGGATGGGGACTGAATGCTGAAGTCTGGCAAACCATCATTCCGCGACTCAGCCCGCACTGTCGCCTGCATCTGGTCGATCTGCCAGGCTATGGCCGCAGTCAGAACGCGGGCGCATTAACGCTGAAACAGATGGCCGCGCAGCTGCTGCCGCTGCTGCCGCCGCAGGCGGTCGTGATGGGCTGGTCGCTGGGCGGGCTGGTGGCAACGGAGCTGGCGCTGACCGCCCCTGACCGGCTGGCGGCCCTGATCACCGTGGCCTCCTCGCCCTGTTTTACCGCCACAGCGGAGTGGCCCGGCATTAAACCGGAGACGCTGCAGAACTTTCAGCAGATGCTCAGCAGCGATTTCCAGCGCACGGTGGAGCGTTTCCTGGCGCTGCAGACGCTGGGCACCGAAACGGCGCGCGCCGATGCGCGGCAGCTGAAAGAGGTGGTGCTGTCGCAGCCGATGCCGGAGGTGGCGGTGCTGGATGCCGGGCTGGAGATTCTGCGCGAGGTCGATCTGCGCGACGCGCTGCCGCAGATCACGCTGCCGTTTCTGCGGCTCTATGGCGCGCTGGACGGACTGGTGCCGCGCCGGATTGCGGCAGAGCTGGATGAGCGGTTACCGGCATCGCCTTCCGTGGTGATCGAAAAGGCAGCACATGCGCCTTTTATTTCCCATTCTGAGACCTTTTGTCAGCATATTGTTAATTTTATCAATAATTTGCCGGGATAA
- a CDS encoding YdgH/BhsA/McbA-like domain containing protein, with protein MKVLKWVVASMMMGAISFSAMAAKEVTNEEVKTMKLEKIGTVNTTAETTSPMDAKKVLSKLADEKGGKYYRVIAGREHGKFSATAEVYK; from the coding sequence ATGAAGGTTTTGAAATGGGTTGTGGCTTCAATGATGATGGGCGCGATTTCATTTTCTGCAATGGCAGCAAAGGAAGTCACTAACGAAGAAGTTAAGACAATGAAACTGGAGAAGATTGGTACCGTGAACACCACGGCTGAAACCACTTCACCAATGGATGCCAAAAAAGTGCTGTCTAAACTTGCTGACGAAAAAGGCGGCAAATATTACCGCGTGATCGCCGGTCGCGAACACGGTAAGTTCAGCGCCACCGCTGAAGTTTACAAGTAA
- a CDS encoding alpha-amylase family glycosyl hydrolase: MEKITDLIDKIYAGTFPEATLTRLLADIAAARDTIKLPRKAHWDEQDVVLITYADQFREAGKPTLSTFSRFYQQHLQAIFPLVHLLPFYPWSSDDGFSVMDYHQVNPQYGDWQDIARLHQETRLMFDFVCNHMSAGSAWFSHFLAQDPGWDDFFISMPPATDLSAVTRPRTSPLLTPFTLADGETRFIWTTFSADQIDLNFASPEVLRRMVNVLLDYLIRGADYVRLDAVGYMWKTPGTRCIHLEKTHQLVKLFRAIADQVAPGTVIITETNVPHQDNISYLGNGHDEAQMVYQFSLPPLVLHAIHTGSARALRQWAGTLDLSNRDTTFFNFLASHDGIGLNPARGILSEVEIVALVRDLALEGALVSYKNNPDGTTSPYEINVTFLDALNRESDDDATRLKRFLLAHAILLVFPGVPAIYVQSILGGRNDYAGVRAAGHNRAINRQKYELPQIEAALAGDAWLRQQIYTRLGQLIQLRRRQPAFHPDNAMTIYESENAVLVLRRHQPDRGEGLLCVFNLSGRPLETRLPVAHTLQDVVSGEKVDGTQPVKLDAWQFMWLR; encoded by the coding sequence ATGGAAAAAATCACCGATCTTATCGATAAGATTTATGCTGGTACGTTTCCGGAAGCGACCCTGACGCGCCTGCTGGCTGACATCGCCGCCGCCCGTGACACGATCAAGCTGCCACGGAAGGCACACTGGGATGAACAGGATGTGGTGCTGATCACCTACGCCGATCAGTTCCGTGAGGCCGGTAAACCGACGCTCAGCACCTTTTCCCGCTTCTATCAGCAGCATCTGCAAGCCATTTTTCCACTGGTTCACCTGCTGCCCTTCTATCCCTGGTCCTCGGATGATGGCTTTTCGGTGATGGATTACCATCAGGTCAATCCGCAGTATGGTGACTGGCAGGATATCGCACGCCTGCATCAGGAAACGCGGCTGATGTTCGACTTTGTCTGCAACCATATGTCGGCCGGCAGCGCCTGGTTCAGCCACTTTCTGGCACAGGATCCCGGCTGGGACGACTTCTTTATCAGCATGCCGCCCGCGACCGATCTCAGTGCGGTAACCCGTCCGCGCACCTCGCCGCTGCTGACCCCGTTTACCCTGGCGGATGGCGAGACCCGCTTTATCTGGACCACCTTCAGCGCCGACCAGATCGACCTTAACTTCGCCAGCCCTGAGGTGCTGCGGCGCATGGTGAATGTCCTGCTCGACTATCTTATCCGCGGCGCCGACTATGTGCGGCTGGATGCGGTCGGCTATATGTGGAAAACCCCCGGCACGCGCTGCATCCATCTGGAAAAGACCCATCAGCTGGTGAAGCTCTTCCGTGCGATTGCCGATCAGGTTGCGCCGGGCACGGTGATTATCACCGAAACCAACGTGCCGCATCAGGACAACATCAGCTATCTGGGCAACGGCCACGATGAAGCGCAGATGGTCTATCAGTTTTCGCTGCCGCCGCTGGTGCTGCACGCCATCCACACCGGGTCGGCGCGTGCGCTGCGGCAGTGGGCCGGCACGCTGGATCTCAGCAACCGCGACACCACCTTCTTCAACTTTCTGGCGTCACACGATGGCATCGGACTCAATCCGGCGCGCGGCATCCTCTCTGAAGTGGAGATTGTGGCGCTGGTGCGCGATCTGGCGCTGGAGGGCGCGCTGGTCTCCTACAAAAACAACCCCGACGGCACCACCAGCCCCTATGAAATCAACGTCACCTTCCTGGATGCGTTAAACCGGGAAAGCGACGACGACGCCACGCGGCTGAAACGCTTTCTGCTGGCGCATGCGATTCTGCTGGTCTTTCCCGGCGTGCCTGCCATTTACGTCCAGAGCATTCTGGGCGGCCGTAACGATTATGCTGGCGTGCGGGCCGCCGGGCACAACCGGGCGATCAACCGTCAGAAGTATGAACTGCCGCAGATTGAAGCGGCGCTGGCGGGCGATGCGTGGCTGCGTCAGCAGATCTATACCCGGCTCGGCCAGCTGATACAGCTGCGCAGACGACAGCCCGCCTTTCATCCGGACAATGCGATGACGATCTATGAGAGCGAGAACGCCGTGCTGGTGCTGCGCCGTCATCAGCCGGATCGCGGCGAGGGGTTACTCTGCGTGTTTAATCTCAGTGGACGACCGCTGGAGACGCGGTTACCGGTGGCGCATACGCTGCAGGATGTGGTGAGCGGAGAGAAGGTTGATGGCACCCAGCCGGTTAAGCTGGATGCCTGGCAGTTCATGTGGCTGCGATAA